Within Conexibacter woesei DSM 14684, the genomic segment GCGCGCTGCCGTACTTCCTCACGCTCTACTTCCAGACCGTCCACGGCTACAGCGCGCTGCAGACCGGCTTCGCCTTCCTCGGGCCGTCGCTGGCGATCGCGATCGGCACGCAGCTCGGCGAGCGGCTGGCGGCGGTCGCGGGCGTGCGCCGCACGCTCGCCGGCGGCCTCGCGCTCGGCGCGGTCGGCACCGCCGTGCTCGCGTTCGGGATGACGGTCGACGGCACGTATCTGACGCTGCTGCCCGGGATCGTGCTGATGGGCGTCGGCCAGGGCATCGCCTGGACGAACATGTGGATCGCCGCATCCAACGGCGTCGCGCAGGAGGAGCAGGGGATCGCCTCGGGCATGGCCTCGACAACGCAGCAGGTCGGCGCCGCCGTCGGCCTCGCGGTGCTGATCGCGATCTCCAGCAGCGGCCTCGACGGCCTCACCGGCCAGCCGCTCCAGCAGGCGACCGCGGACGGCCTCCAGACCGCCGTCTACGTCGCGGCCGGCGGCATCCTCCTCGGCCTCGCCGCCGCGCTCAACCTCCGCCGCGCTCCGGCGGCCGGACTGGCCGGAGCAACCCCCGCCGTCGCCTCCGCGAGAGGCTGACGATCCGGCACGGACGATCCGCGTGGCGCCGCGTCAGTGCGCCGCGCGGACGTCAGCGCGCCACGCGGACATCCGTCCGAGTGAAGTCGCCGCCCTTGAACAGCAGCGGCCGGTCCATCGTGCGCGCGAGCGCATAGCTGAAGCAGTCGCCGAAGTTGAGCCCCGCGGGCGAGTTGCCCTTCCCGAACCGCACCCACGCTCGCCGCGCGGCGAGCGCCTGCGTCAGGTCGACGGGGACGCAACGGATGCGGGTCTCCTGCAGCAGGTCGTCGAGGTCGCGGAGGCCGACGACCCCGCTGTTCTTGTGCATGACGATCGAGCACTCGAGCAGAGAGGCGGCCGAGAGCAGCGGATCATCCACATCCGTGAGCGTCGCCGAGAGCTCCGTCGCGTCCTCTTCATCCAGCAGGATCGCGACGACGGCCGAGCTGTCCACCACCATCAGGTCGGCAGGCCGTCGTCGTCGTACCCGAGGATCTCGTCCGGGCTGCGTGGATCGAGTACGCGCCGTGACGCAGCGCGTCTCACGATCCGCACGATGGCCGCATATCGCTCCTCGCCGGGCGGGTAGCCGGGCAGGCCGTCGGAGGGGTGAAGCCGTGCGCCGTCGTGCGCGCGTTCGAGCTCGATGAATCCGGGGTCGTCGAGATGGAGTGTCATCGCTCAAAGGAGGCTAGAACGGCGCGTTCGATCGGTCCACCCGATCTGTGGTGTATCGGGGTGCGGGCAGTCGGTGGGCGGCGGTGAGGTCAGCATGCGCTCCACCTTGCCGGAACAAATGTGACGTGTCTGGCGCGGTTTGCATGAATTCACGCGCGACCGCCGGATCGGGCGGATCGCCCGGCTACGCTCAGAGCCATGTCCGCATCCGTCGCCCCCGCCTTCGCCGCGCAGACGCTCGACCGCCTCCGAGCGCTCACCGGCGACCCCTCGGCCGAGTTCCGCGACGGGCAGCTGGAGGCGATCCACGACGTCGTCGCCGACCGCGCGCGGGTGCTGTGCGTGCAGCGCACCGGCTGGGGCAAGTCGGCCGTCTACTTCCTCGCCACCTCGCTGCTGCGCGCGAAGGGCGCCGGGCCGACGCTGATCGTCTCGCCGCTGCTGGCGCTGATGCGCAACCAGATCGCGGGCGCCGAGCGGCTCGGGCTGCGCGCGTTCACGATCAACTCGACCAACCGCGACGAGTGGGACGCGATCCGCGCCGGCCTCGCCGCCGACGAGATCGACCTGCTGCTGATCTCGCCAGAGCGGCTCAACAACCCGCGCTTCCGCGACGAGATGCTGCCGCTGTTCGCCGCCTCGGTCGGTCTGCTGGTGATCGACGAGGCACACTGCATCTCGGACTGGGGCCACGACTTCCGGCCCGACTACCGGCGCGTGAAGGACATGCTCGCCGCGCTGCCGGAGCGCGTCGCGGTGCTCGGCACGACCGCGACCGCGAACGACCGCGTCGTGAGAGACGTGCTCGACCAGCTCGGCGCGGGCGCCCGCGCCGACGAGCCGCTGCGTTCGTACCGCGGCCCGCTCGGCCGCGGCTCGCTGCGGCTCGAAGCGCTCGAGCTGCCGCGCCCGGCCGAGCGGCTCGCGTGGCTCGTCGAGCACCTGCCGCAGCTGCCCGGCTCCGGCATCGTGTACACGCTCACCAAGCGCGACGCCGACCAGGTCGCCTCGTTCCTCACCGCCAACGGCATCCCCGCGCTCGCCTACAGCGGCGAGCAGCAGACCGAAGACCGGATCGCGGCGGAGGAGCGCCTGCTGCGCAACGACGTCAAGGCGCTCGTCGCGACGAGCGCGCTCGGGATGGGCTACGACAAGGCCGACCTCGAGTTCGTCGTCCACTATCAGGCGCCGGGCTCGGTCGTCTCCTACTACCAGCAGGTCGGGCGTGCCGGTCGCGGGGTCGACCACGCCGAGGTGATCCTGCTGCGCGGCACCGAGGACCGGCGCATCCAGGACTTCTTCATCGAGCAGGCGTTCCCCGCGCAGGAGAAGGTCCAGACCGTCCTCGCCGAGCTGCGCGGCGCGGCGATGGCGGGCGAAGGCTGCACGAGCCGCGAGCTGATGGCCGTCGTCAACCTCGGCGCCGGGCGGATCGAGGCGATGCTGAAGATCCTCGACGTCGAGGGTGCGGTCCGACGCGACGGAACGCGCTGGACCGCGGTCGAGGGCAGCGACTGGCGCTACGACGGCGAGCGCTACGCGCAGATCACGGCGCTGCGGCGCGCCGAGCAGGAGGCGATGGCCTCGTTCGGGACCGACGGGCGCTGCCTGATGCGCGCCTTGCAGGAGGAGCTGGACGATCCGGAGCCGCAGGACTGCGGCCGCTGCTCGGTCTGCGCGGGGCCGCGCTTCGCGCAGCCGCCGGATGCGCGGCTCGTCGAGCACGCCCAGCGCCATCTGCGCTCCAAGCCGCTGGTGCTGGAGCAGCGCAAGATGGCGCCTGACCCCGGCGGGACGATGCGCAAGATCCCGGTCGATGCGCTGATCGAGCCCGGCTGGGCGCTCGCGCGGCTGGGCGACGGCGGCTGGTGGCCCGCGGTCGAGCGCGGGCTCCGCGCCGGGCGCTTCGACGACGAGATCGCGGTCGCGCTCGCCGACGCGCTGCGGGGCGGCGGGGCGGGCACGCCGGCGTGGGTCACGAGCGTCCCGTCGGTCGCGAACGGCGCGGCGGTCGACGCGCTCGCCGAGCAGCTCGCGCGCCAGCTCGGCGTGCCGCGGCTGCACCTGCTGGAACGCCGCGAGCAGCGGCCGCCCCAGCGTGAGATGGCGAACGCGGCGCAGCAGGCCGCGAACGTGCGCGGAGCCTTCGCCGTCGTCCAGGAGCCCCTGCCCGGGGCCGGCGTCCTGCTCGACGACCGGCGGCTGTCGGGCTTCACGCTCGCGATGGTCGGCGGGCAGCTGCGCAAGGCCGGCGCGGAGCGGATCGTGCCGCTGGCGCTCGCGACGCTGAACTGAGTGAGCCGCGGGGGCAGACGCTGGCCGGGCCTGGCGCCTGACGGGATCGCGCAGGGCGGGATCAGGCGCTTGGCGCGGGATCGCGCGCACGGCGAGATCGCGCGCAGGGCGGGATCGCGCACAGGGCGGGGTCAGGCGCTGGAGACGCTGATGTGGCGCGGATCGCGGCTCAGCGGTCCCCAGCCGCCGGTGCACTGACACAGGACGATCCGGTCGGCGCCAGGGGCGCCGGGAGTGACGGCGGCGGCCGGTTCGACGCGGTCGCGCCACGGCGAGCCCAGCGCGGCGGGACGCGGGACGGCCGACATGTGGAGCGTGAGCGGCTCGGCGCCGCGGGCGACGAGTGCGTCGAGGAGTCTCGAGAACCCGCGGTGCGGCAGCGAGCCCGTGTTGGGGAACCCGACCGAGAGGTAGAGGTCGAGCGGGCCCGGCCGATCGGAGAGCGCCATGCTCAGACGGCTGCCGAAGTGGCCGGAGGTCCCTCCGTGGTGGGGGACGTGGACCAGCCGCGCCCAGTCGAGCACCTGCTCCCAGCCCTCGCTGAGCGACTCGTGGGAGCGGCCGCGCGCGCGTTGGAAGCCGGAGTCGCCGCTCAGCAGCACGCCGAAGCGCTGACCCGCCGACATCGCCTGCCGGCTCCGGAACGCGACGACGTGGCTGAGGCGGTTGACGTTGCTCGGCAGTCCCGGATCGGTGTACAGCTGCGCGAACGCCTCCTTCACCACCGGCAGCGCGTGGCGCAGTTGCGCGACGTACCCGCCGACGGGCGCCAGATGCCACGTCTCGACAGGCGTGCCCTGCGGCTGCGCCCGAGCCGGCGCCGGCCCGGTGTGGATCGGGATGCCGCGGCCGCGCAACAGCCGGATCAGCCGATCGAGCGTCGTCGCCGTCACGGCGTCGGCGCTGAACTCGAGCGCTCCGCGGACGAGCGCACCCTCGATCCCGCGCTGGCGCTGCGCCTGCTGCGCGACCTGGGCTGCGAGCGGATGCTGCGCGAGCCGGCGAGTCGCCTCGACGAGGTCGGAGAGCGCGGGCAGACCGGCTTCGAAGCACGCCTGCTCGGTGCGCAGCAGCCGCTCGTCGTCGAGCACGTCGGCGGGAGCCGTGGCGGTGGTGGCGCCGGTCGCGGCGACGGCCTGTGCCAGCCTTGGCTCCTCGGTCGGCCACAGCTCGGGCAGCGGAAGGCCGTCGAACTCCTCGACACGCGCGCCGATCGCATCGATCGCATGCGGCAGGCCGTCGCGGATCGCTCGGCTGAGCCCGGTCTCGCCGATCAGGGCGTCGAGCGACCGCAGGCAGCTGCGCAGCCCGCCCAGGATCAGGTGGTCGCTTGCGAACGCGCTGTAGCCGGCGGCGGGGCCGTCCAGCTGCGGCGCCTCGATGAGATTCCCCGTCGGGTGCAGGAACGGCGGCACGAGCGCGAGGTCGACGCGCGGGCAGTCGGGCGAATCGAGCAGGCTGCAGAGGCCTTCGAGGTGGTCGGCATCGCAGTGCGTGCCGACGAGCAGGTTCACGTGCGGGGCGTGGGTGGCGACCCAGTCGTGATGACGCGCGTAGTAGCGCGCGTAGCCGCCGTCGACGAGCGCCGCCCAGGAGCGGTCGCCGTGGAGGCGGACGAGCGTCGAGTCGCCCTGCTCGACGTTCAGGAAGGCGACGTTGAGGCCGTCATGCCACATCGCTCGGAGCCGTTCGAACCCGGCGCGCGATCTGCGGGTAGTGGAGGACGAGGCCGTCGGCGTCGACCTCGATGTCGGCGCTGAAGCCGTCCGGCTGGCTGAAGCGGACGACTCCGGTGCGGAGGTGCTCGTAGGTCTGCGGGTCGATCGTGACCGCGAGGTCGGGCACGGAGATCCAGGCGACGACGATGTCGCGGCGGCCGGCGCGCTCGTGCAGCGCATGGCGCCGGATCGGCATCAGGTTCGTCAGCGACGAGAGGCCGAGGTCGCAGTCGAGTGCGTCCGGGCCGAGCGCGGAGAGGTCGCCGCCGGGCGCGGGCAGGTCGACGTCGCCTTCGGCGTCGGCGTCGCAGCGCCAGCCGCCGCCGTCGTCGCGCAGCAGGTCGATCGAGCGGCGCCAGCCCTCGCCCGCGGCGGCGACGCGCATGTGGCGCGTCGCGAAGCCGGGCCCGGTCGCGTCGAGCGCGTAGTCGAGTCGATACGGCACCTGTTCGGCGCCGAGCTGCGTGCCCGTCGCGCGCAGCCCGTCGTCGTTCAGCTCCACACGCGCCGCCTCGGCGGTCCACACGTCGAGACCGCTCCACAAAACCATCCGTCGCACCATCGGCGGATCATCGCATGCGCTGCGCCGGGCGCCGCGTAGATTGTGGACGTGCCGCCGCTCCGCGTCCTGATCGCCGACGACGAGGTCCTGCTCAGCGCCGGGCTCGCGCGCCTGCTCGAGGATGCCGGGATGGAGGTCGTCGCCCAGGTCGCCACCGCGGACCGGATCGTGCCGGCGGTCGAGCAGCTCGCTCCGGACGTCGCGATCGTCGACGTGCAGATGCCGCCCGGCCGCGCCGACGACGGGCTGCAGGCGGCGATCGCGATCCGCCGCGCCGCGCACCTGCGGACGCGTGTCCTCGTGCTGTCGAACTTCCTCGAGGAGCGCTATCCGCTCGAGCTGATCGGCGACGACGCGAGCGGCGCGGGCTACCTGCTGAAGGAGCGTGTCGGCGACGTCGCGTCGTTCGCCGACGCTGTCCGCCGCGTCGCGGCCGGCGGCTCGGCGCTCGACCCCGAGGTCGTGCGGCTGATGGTCGGCCGGCACCGTCGCGACGACCCGCTCGCGGCGCTCACGCCGCGTGAGCGGGAGGTGCTGGAGCTGATGGCGGAAGGTCTCTCCAACCAGGGCATCGCGGGCGCGCTGGGCGTCTCGCAGGCAGTCGTCGAGAAGCACGTGACGCATCTCTTCCAGAAGCTCGGCGCCGCCGCCGCGCCCGACCGCAACCGCCGCGTGACGGCGGTGCTCACGCTGCTGCGAGCGTCATGACGCCGGCAGCGGGATCGTCGCCCGCAGCCGCGTTCCCGCACCGTCCGCGCTCTCGACCTCCAGCGTCCCGTCGAGCGCGGCGACGCGGTCGCGCAGGCCGGCGAGCCCGCTGCCGCGCGTGACGTCGGCGCCGCCGCGGCCGTCGTCGGCGACCTCGACCGTGAGCCGGCCGCCGTCGTCGTCGACGACGCGAACGCTCGCCGCGCTCGCGCCGGCGTGCTTGACGACGTTCGTCAGCGCCTCGGCGATCGTGAAGTAGGCGGCCGCTTCGACGGTCGCCGGCCAGCGGCGCTCGGGGATCTCGCGCGTGACCAGCAGCGGCAGCGGCGCCGTCATCGACTCGACTGCCGCCGCCACGCCGCGGTTGGTGAGGATCTGCGGGTGGAGGCCGGAGCCGAGGTCACGCAGCTCCGCGATCGCCGCCTGCGTATCGCTCGCCGCCTCGTCGAGCAGCTCGCGCAGCTGCTCGCCGCCCGCGTCCGTCGCCGCGTCGCCGCCCGCGGCGTCGCCGTGCTCCGCGCGGCCGCCCGCCGCGCGCGTCGCCTCGTTCGCGGCCAGCCGCAGCGACAGCAGGATCCGCACGAGCCGCTGCTGGGCGCCGTCGTGAAGGTCGCGCACGAGCCGGCGGCGCTCTGCGTCGGCGGCCGCGACGATGCGCGCGCGGGAGGCGTGGATCTCCTCCGCGCGGGCGCGCTCGACCGCCTCCCGCCGCTGCGCCTCCTCGGCCTCGGCGCGGCGCGTCACGTCGCGGAAGACGACGACCGCGCCGCGCCCGCCGCGCGTCGCCAGCGGCGCGGACGAGTAGGCGACGCGGAAGCGCGAGCCGTCCCTGCGCCAGAAGGCGTCGTCGTCGACGCGGACCGTCTCGCCGGTCGCGCGCGGCGCGAGCAGCGGGCACTCGTGCTCCGGGAACGGCGTCCCGTCCCAGCGGTGGTGGTGGATCGTCGCGTGGCTGTCGCGGCCGAGCAGCTCCTCCTCGGTGTACCCGAGCAGGTCGAGCGCGGCCGGGTTCGCGAACTCGACGCGGCCCGCGGCGTCGACCACGTAGACGGCGTCGGCGACGCTCGCCAGCAGCGCTTCGAGCACGTCGCGCGGGGCGCTGCCGAGCCGCTCCCCGGCGCCTTCGAAGCGCGCGCCGGTCATGACGCGCGCAGCAGCGTCAGTACGGCCATCACGCGGCGGTGCTCGCTCGGCTCGGCGCCGAGGCCGAGCTTGTCGAAGAGGCGCGCAGCGTGCTTGTCGACCGCCGCCGGCGAGACGCCGAGCAGGTCGGCGATGCCGCGGTTGGACTTGCCCTCCGCCATCAGCGCCAGCACCTCCCGCTCGCGCGGGGTGAGGCCGGCGAGCGGGTCCTCGGCGCGCCGCCGGCCGACCATCCGCGCGACGACCTCCGGGTCGAGCGCCGAGCCGCCCGCGGCGACGCGCTCGATCGCCTCGACGAGCGAGCCGACGTCCGCGACGCGGTCCTTCAGCAGGTAGCCGACGCCGCGCGCGTCGTCGCCGATCAGGTCGAGCGCGTAGCGCTCCTCCAGGAACTGCGACAGCACGAGCACGGCGGTGCCCGGTCGGGTGGCGCGAATCGCGAGCGCCGCGCGCAGTCCGTCGTCGGTGCGGTCGGGCGGCATCTGCACGTCGACGATCGCAACGTCGGGCGCGTGCGCCTGCACCTTGCGCAGCAGCTCCTCGGTGTCGCCCGCCTCGCCGACGACGTCCATGCCGGCGTCCTGGAGCAGCCGCACGACGCCCTTGCGCAGCAGGGCGCTGTCGTCGGCGACGAGGACGCGGAGCGGGGCCATTCGCCGACCGACCCTAGCTCGCCGCGCGCGACGTCTGGTTTTCCCTACCCTCGCCGTCCGATCCGGCCCATGTCGGCGAGGCCGCGCGGGTGCGACGCTGTCCTCAGCCACGAAAGGAGCACGCGATGACCGATCGAAAGCCGTCCGCAGAGCCGACGAGCCCACTGCTCGTCACGGTCCGCTACGTCCTGCCGATCGCCGTCGTCGTCGTCGGCCTGGTGATCTTCATCGCCGACCCGCACGTCAACAACTTCGAGGGCTCCGCGGCCCTGATCGGCGCCGGGCTCAGCGTCCTGCTGCTCAACGTCCTGCACCGCACCGGCGTCCGCGGCGACGTCGACCGGGCTGACGAGGACGAGGCGCGCCGCTACTTCGACGTCCACGGCTACTGGCCGGACGAGGCGCCGCAGGCCGAGACCGCGCCGGTCGAAGAGCAGCACGCCGTGCGCCGCTAGCGCGCCGACGCGCCTGGATACCCTCCAGGTCATGCACGGCTACGACCTCGCGCCCGACGACCACGCGCTCCTGCGCAGCCCGCCGCCGTCCGCCGCCTTGCGGTGGGTTGCCGCTGCGGTCGGGGACGGCGCCGAGATCGTCCAGGTGGTCGCGCTGGAGGGCGGCACCTCGTCGGCCGTCCATGCGCTCGACGTGCGCGAGCGTGACGGGCGCACCCGCCGGCTGGTGCTGCGCCGCTTCGTCCGCGAGGACTGGCTGGAGGAGGAGCCGGACGCCCCGCTGCGCGAGGCCGCCGCGCTGCGTGCGTTGAACGCCTGCGCGCTCGCGACGCCGGAGCTGGTCGCGCTCGACGCCGACGGCGACAGCGCCGGCGACCCGGCGGTGCTGATGACGCGCCTCGACGGCGCGACGATCTGGCAGCCGCGGCCGGACGAGCTCGACGACTTCCTGCGCAAGCTCGTGGTGACGCTGATGCGGATCCACGCGACGCCGCTCGAGCCCGGCGCCTCGGTCCCGCCGTACGAGGACTGGGGCCTCGACCTCCAGCGGCCGCCCCGCGCCTCGGCGCTCGCGGCCGGCGTGTGGGAGCGGGCGTTCGCCGCCTTCGACCGCACGCCGTCGCCCGGCACCGTGCTGCTCCACCGCGACTACCACCCCGGCAACGTGCTGTGGCTGGGCGGCGAGGTGAGCGGCGTCGTCGACTGGGCGAGCACGTCGGTCGGCATGCCCGACGCCGACGTCGGCTACTGCCGCGAGAACCTCGTCAGATCGCTCGGGATCGCGGCCGCGGACCGCTTCCTGGAGCTGCACCGCGAGCTGACCGGCGCGGGCGGGTTCGACCCGTACTGGGATATCCAGGCACTGCTCGGGGGCTTCGCGGACGACGACCTGGACGGCTGGACGGCGCGCGACGACGAGTACCTCGCGCGCGCCGTCGCCGGGCTGTAGTCAGCCGCTCACGGCGCGGTCACGACGACGCGCGTGCGGTGGTGCGCCGGGCGCTCGACCTCGTCGACGAGCGCCGCTGCGAGGTCGGCGTAGGAGACGCGGCCGCCGTCGGGGGTCGGCAGCGCGACGCTCTCGCGCACGCGGTGCTCGCCTGTGCGGGCCGCCTCCGCGTCGAGCAGCAGCGGAGGGCTGACCGCGAGCCAGTCGACCGGCGTCTCGGCGCCGAGCAGCGCGTCGAGACCGGCCTCGTGCGAGCGAGAGAACGGCAGCCACTCGGCTTTGTAGTCGGGCGTGTCGAGCAGGCGCACGCCCGGCTCGGTCTCCAGCGTGCCGGCCATCCCGACCGCGAGCAGCCGCCCGACGTCCGCCGCTTCCAGGCCGGCGAGCAGCGCCGCGTGCGCGTCGGCGAGGTACTGCAGCGGTGGGTCGATGAGGGGCGGCGGGATCGTGCTGATCGCGGCGTCGTGGCCGGCCGCGGCGGCTGCGATCGCGGTGGCGTCGGTCGCGTCGGCGACGACGACGCGCACGTCGGTCGCACCGGTCGCCGCGCTCGCGTCGGCCGCGCCGCTGCCGCTCGCGAGGTCGGCGTGGGCGGCCGGGTCGCGCACGACGGCAGTCACCTCGTGCCCGCGCCCGCGCGCTTCGGCGACGACCAGCCGGCCGAGTCGCCCACCGGCGCCGAAGACGACGATTCTGCTCATGTGGATGCTCCGTTCGTAGCTCGCGAGCGGGGCGTCCTGGCCCCGCCTCGGCGGCCACGGTATCCATGGGATACTGGTTACTTCAAAGGTATCCGGCTACCCTCCCGATACCGATGAAGCCGCTCGATCGCGACATGTTCAGCATCACCTGCCCGAGCAGCGCGATGCCGATCCGCGTCGGCGACAAGTGGACGGCGATGGTGATCCGCTGCCTCCAGGACGGACCCCGCCGCTTCTCGGAGATCCGCGTCCCGCTCGCGCACGTGACGCCGAAGGTGCTGACCCAGACGCTGCGCGCGATGGAGCGCGACGGGCTGCTGACGCGGACCGTCTTCCCCGAGGTCCCGCCGCGCGTCGTCTACGAGCTGACGCCGCTCGGCCGCACGCTGCTCGCCCCGATCGACGCCGCCTGTGCATGGGCGCAGGCGCACCTCTCCGAGATCCTCGACGCGCGCGCCGCCTACGAGCAGCAGCGCGCCGAGCAGCCGGTTCCCGCCGCCTCCTAGGAGTTCTCGACGACGAAGTCGACGCAGGCGGTCAGCGCCTGCACGTCGGCCGGGTCGATCGCGGGGAACATCGCGACGCGCAGCTGGTTGCGGCCGAGCTTGCGGTACGGCTCGACGTCGACGATCCCGTTCGCGCGCAGCGTCGCGGCGACGGCCGCGGCGTCGACGGCGTCGTCGAAGTCGATCGTGCCGACGACGAGCGAGCGCTTCGCCGGGTCGGCGACGAACGGCGTCGTGAACGCCGTCCGCTCGGCCCAGCCGTAGAGGTGCTCGGACGACGCGGTCGTCCGAGCGACCATGCCGTCGAGGCCGCCGTTGTCGAGCATCCACTCGATCTGGTCGGCCAGCAGCACGAGCGTGCCGATCGCCGGCGTGTTGTAGGTCTGGTCCTTCTTCGAGTTGTCGAGCGCGGTCGTCAACGACAGGAAGTCGGGGATCCAGCGGTCGGTCGCGCCGATCTCGGCGATCCGCTCCTGCGCCGCGGGCGAGGTCAGCGCGAGCCAGATCCCGCCGTCGGCGGCGAAGCACTTCTGCGGCGCGAAGTAGTAGACGTCGGCGTCGGCGGTGTTCACCGGCAGGCCGCCGGCGCCGGAGGTCGCGTCGATCAGCACGAGGCCGTCGCCGACGCGCTCGACGGGGACCATCACGCCGGTCGAGGTCTCGTTGTGCGCCCACGCGACGACGTCGGCGGTCGGGTCGGCGGTCGGCGCGGGCGCGTCGCCCGGCTCGGCCTGCACGACGATCGACTCCTGCAGGAACGGCGCCGCCCCGGTCGACTTGGCGAACTTCGACGAGAACTCGCCGTAGGTCAGGTGCAGCGCGCGCTCGCGCACGAGCCCGAACGTCGCCGCGTCCCAGAACGCGGTCGTGCCGCCGTTGCCGAGCATCACCTCATACCCGTCGGGCAGCGCGAACAGCTCCGCGAGGCCGGCACGCACGCGGCCGACGAGCGACTTGACCGGCTTCTGGCGGTGCGAGGTGCCCATCAGGGCGGC encodes:
- the serC gene encoding phosphoserine transaminase produces the protein MSADTTLTIPAELKPFDGRFGCGPSKVRPAQLERLAGGEGAALMGTSHRQKPVKSLVGRVRAGLAELFALPDGYEVMLGNGGTTAFWDAATFGLVRERALHLTYGEFSSKFAKSTGAAPFLQESIVVQAEPGDAPAPTADPTADVVAWAHNETSTGVMVPVERVGDGLVLIDATSGAGGLPVNTADADVYYFAPQKCFAADGGIWLALTSPAAQERIAEIGATDRWIPDFLSLTTALDNSKKDQTYNTPAIGTLVLLADQIEWMLDNGGLDGMVARTTASSEHLYGWAERTAFTTPFVADPAKRSLVVGTIDFDDAVDAAAVAATLRANGIVDVEPYRKLGRNQLRVAMFPAIDPADVQALTACVDFVVENS